One Chryseobacterium indoltheticum DNA segment encodes these proteins:
- the serC gene encoding 3-phosphoserine/phosphohydroxythreonine transaminase → MSKKHNFSAGPCILPQEVFEKSAEAILDFNGIGLSILEISHRSKDFVAVMDEARAIVKRLMNLGDDYEVLYLGGGASLQFAMVPYNLMKVGGKAAYLDTGTWAAGAIKEAKKVGSVDIVGSSKEENYSFIPKDYKIGAEYDYFHCTSNNTIYGTQMKTFPEVETLMVCDMSSDIFSRQLDFSKFDLIYAGAQKNMGPAGVTLVVVKKEILEKSERENMPSYFDYSQHIAKESMYNTPPVFPVYASLLTLQYLEKNGGIAAAEARNEAKAKLLYDEIDSNPLFETFCVKEDRSLMNISFKLLDESKKEEFDAAWKAAGINGLNGHRSLGGYRASMYNALPIESVQVLVDVMKSIK, encoded by the coding sequence ATGAGCAAAAAGCACAATTTCAGCGCAGGACCATGTATCTTACCTCAGGAAGTATTTGAAAAATCAGCAGAAGCAATTTTAGATTTTAACGGGATTGGTTTATCTATTCTTGAGATCTCGCACAGAAGTAAAGATTTTGTTGCCGTAATGGATGAAGCTCGTGCGATTGTAAAAAGACTGATGAATCTGGGTGACGATTATGAAGTTTTGTATTTGGGAGGCGGTGCAAGTCTTCAGTTTGCAATGGTGCCTTACAATTTGATGAAAGTAGGTGGAAAAGCTGCTTATCTGGATACAGGAACTTGGGCTGCAGGAGCTATAAAAGAGGCTAAAAAAGTAGGAAGTGTAGATATTGTAGGTTCTTCAAAAGAAGAAAATTACTCTTTCATTCCTAAAGATTATAAAATAGGTGCAGAATACGATTATTTCCACTGCACATCAAACAATACCATCTACGGAACTCAAATGAAAACTTTCCCTGAAGTGGAAACCTTAATGGTTTGTGATATGAGTTCTGATATATTCTCAAGACAATTAGATTTTTCTAAATTTGATTTAATCTACGCCGGAGCTCAGAAAAATATGGGACCTGCAGGAGTAACTTTAGTGGTTGTAAAAAAAGAAATTCTTGAAAAATCAGAAAGAGAAAATATGCCTTCTTATTTCGATTATTCTCAGCATATTGCTAAAGAATCGATGTACAATACGCCACCGGTATTCCCTGTTTATGCATCTTTACTGACTTTACAGTATTTGGAGAAAAACGGAGGAATTGCAGCGGCAGAAGCAAGAAATGAAGCTAAAGCTAAATTATTATACGACGAAATAGATTCTAATCCTTTATTTGAAACGTTCTGTGTGAAAGAAGATCGTTCGCTGATGAATATTTCTTTCAAATTACTCGATGAAAGTAAAAAAGAAGAATTCGATGCTGCATGGAAAGCTGCCGGAATCAATGGGTTAAACGGACACAGAAGTTTGGGCGGTTACAGAGCAAGTATGTATAACGCATTGCCAATAGAAAGTGTGCAGGTCTTGGTAGATGTAATGAAATCTATAAAGTAA
- a CDS encoding thioredoxin family protein — protein MYTELTEDTLKNIVSDNEKVVVQYGATWCGNCRIMKPKFKKLAAENDAIPFLYVDAEKLPESRKLAKVDNLPTFAIFKNGELVNQVQSNQAESLINLFNELA, from the coding sequence ATGTATACAGAATTAACAGAAGATACGTTAAAAAATATCGTTAGCGACAATGAAAAAGTAGTCGTACAATACGGCGCAACATGGTGTGGAAACTGCAGAATTATGAAGCCTAAATTTAAAAAACTGGCAGCTGAAAACGACGCAATTCCTTTTCTATATGTAGATGCAGAAAAATTGCCGGAAAGCAGAAAATTAGCAAAAGTAGACAACTTACCTACTTTCGCAATTTTCAAAAACGGTGAATTGGTCAACCAAGTGCAGTCTAACCAGGCGGAAAGTTTAATTAACCTTTTTAATGAATTAGCATAA
- a CDS encoding M20/M25/M40 family metallo-hydrolase translates to MGGHLDSWDVGEGAHDDGAGIVQSIEVLRTFKNLGLKNNHTIRVVCFANEENGVKGGQQYGKTVKENNEKHLFALESDAGGFSPRGIALEMDADKINQITSWSPLFLPYGAYDFEGRYSGTDIYPLKDMGIPTAELVPDSQRYFDIHHTEEDTFEKVNRRELLLGATIMTQMIYMIDNKW, encoded by the coding sequence GTGGGCGGACATTTAGATTCGTGGGATGTTGGTGAAGGTGCTCATGACGACGGAGCCGGCATTGTACAGAGCATTGAAGTTTTGAGAACATTTAAAAATTTAGGCCTAAAAAATAATCATACGATACGAGTGGTTTGTTTTGCAAATGAAGAAAACGGTGTGAAAGGCGGTCAACAATACGGGAAAACAGTAAAAGAGAATAACGAAAAACATCTTTTTGCCTTAGAATCTGATGCGGGAGGTTTCTCTCCGAGGGGAATTGCTTTGGAAATGGACGCTGATAAAATCAATCAGATTACAAGCTGGTCTCCCCTATTTCTTCCTTACGGAGCTTATGATTTTGAAGGAAGATATTCCGGAACAGATATTTATCCTTTAAAAGATATGGGAATTCCTACTGCAGAACTCGTTCCGGATTCTCAGCGATATTTTGATATTCATCATACCGAAGAAGATACTTTTGAAAAAGTAAATCGCCGCGAATTGCTTTTGGGAGCTACAATTATGACGCAAATGATTTACATGATCGATAATAAGTGGTAA
- a CDS encoding zinc-binding metallopeptidase family protein, translated as MKNILSAAVVFLSLNLFGQTKEDSIQFSRISTEILNKGKSYNELRDLTKNIGHRLSGSEAYEKSVKWTEQKLKEAGADKVWLQEVMIPVWERGKESLKIKAQNGKWKSLKMLSLGNSEGTKGKDVSGEIIMVKSLAEYDKLSPEQVKDKIVFFNYPFSQSYVQTFKAYSDAAIYRSTAAALTAKKGGKFAIVRSLSSAFDDVPHTGAMRYGDSDKIPAVAIGNTTADELEALLKSQKITAKLNSNCGMKAEKLSHSVIGEITGNKDKASLLWADI; from the coding sequence ATGAAAAATATTCTATCAGCTGCGGTTGTCTTTTTAAGCTTAAACTTATTCGGGCAGACCAAAGAAGATTCTATACAATTCAGCAGAATTTCAACAGAAATTTTAAATAAAGGAAAATCTTACAATGAACTTAGAGATTTAACCAAAAATATAGGGCATCGATTGAGCGGTTCTGAAGCGTATGAAAAATCGGTAAAATGGACAGAACAAAAACTTAAAGAAGCCGGAGCCGACAAAGTCTGGCTGCAGGAAGTAATGATTCCCGTGTGGGAAAGAGGAAAAGAATCTTTAAAAATAAAAGCTCAAAACGGGAAATGGAAATCTCTAAAAATGCTTTCTCTTGGGAATTCTGAAGGAACAAAAGGAAAAGATGTTTCAGGAGAGATCATCATGGTGAAATCATTGGCGGAATATGACAAACTGAGTCCGGAACAGGTGAAAGACAAGATTGTTTTCTTTAATTATCCCTTCAGTCAGTCGTATGTTCAAACTTTCAAAGCCTACAGCGATGCGGCAATTTACCGTTCTACTGCGGCGGCTTTGACGGCAAAAAAAGGAGGGAAATTTGCCATTGTAAGATCGCTTTCTTCTGCTTTTGATGATGTTCCGCATACCGGAGCGATGAGATATGGTGATTCAGATAAAATTCCGGCTGTTGCCATTGGAAATACCACTGCAGATGAATTGGAAGCTCTTTTAAAATCCCAAAAAATCACCGCTAAACTCAATTCAAATTGCGGAATGAAAGCCGAAAAGCTCTCTCACTCGGTGATTGGTGAGATTACCGGAAATAAAGATAAAGCGTCATTGTTGTGGGCGGACATTTAG
- a CDS encoding M28 family peptidase, translating to MKKILLIIFPLFLSGFLFSQKKTPSKKAKPIPKFNYHEEFKKISDEIFVHGTAYDNLGELTKGIGSRFSATPGYTKATEWAEKNLKEAGAENIWKQEVRVPIWIRGKESLQIKTSSGDWKNIKMLSFGNSEGTKGKDLTADILLVNNVQELVNLRIVDAKDKIIFVNYPIDPTIISTVDSYMIAAKSKLISASVIGQKGAKALIIRSLTTASDDIPHAKQVYYEPDDKARIPAMTIGARSADELESLLKKTSVKAKINMSAESKGETINHNIIGEIPGKKDSKVIVLGAQLDSWDFAEGAHDDGTGVVQCMEVLRTFKALGYDNNHTIRVVLYANSENGGMGRETYAMSVKKKEEKHILALGSDSGGYSPRGFSLDMSPQRRRLIFEWKNYFLPYGIYDFNQTYAIQDIAPLKKLDIPLVEMVVDTQRYFDYHHSEKDTFDKVNKRELLLGAVAMTQFVFMIDKNW from the coding sequence ATGAAAAAAATCTTACTTATCATATTTCCACTCTTTTTGAGTGGATTTTTATTTTCTCAGAAAAAAACTCCTTCAAAAAAGGCAAAGCCAATCCCTAAATTCAATTACCACGAAGAATTTAAGAAAATCTCTGACGAAATTTTCGTTCACGGAACCGCTTACGACAATCTTGGTGAATTAACAAAAGGAATTGGATCAAGATTCAGTGCGACGCCGGGCTATACAAAAGCTACAGAATGGGCTGAAAAAAACTTAAAAGAAGCTGGTGCAGAAAATATCTGGAAACAGGAAGTAAGAGTTCCCATTTGGATCAGAGGAAAAGAATCTTTACAGATTAAAACTTCAAGCGGTGATTGGAAAAACATAAAAATGCTTTCTTTCGGAAATTCTGAAGGTACCAAAGGAAAAGATCTTACTGCTGATATTCTTTTGGTGAATAACGTTCAGGAATTGGTGAATCTGAGAATTGTAGATGCAAAAGATAAAATTATTTTTGTCAACTACCCTATCGACCCTACGATAATCAGCACAGTAGATTCTTACATGATTGCGGCAAAATCTAAACTTATTTCGGCATCCGTTATTGGTCAGAAAGGAGCAAAAGCTTTAATTATAAGATCATTAACAACAGCTTCTGATGATATTCCGCATGCGAAACAGGTTTATTACGAACCAGATGATAAGGCAAGAATACCTGCAATGACGATTGGCGCTCGTTCGGCAGATGAACTTGAAAGCCTTCTTAAAAAGACTTCTGTTAAAGCTAAAATTAATATGTCTGCCGAGTCAAAAGGTGAAACAATTAATCACAATATTATCGGTGAAATTCCCGGTAAAAAAGATTCTAAAGTAATTGTTCTCGGAGCACAGCTCGATTCTTGGGATTTTGCTGAAGGCGCTCATGATGACGGAACCGGAGTGGTACAGTGTATGGAAGTTTTGAGAACGTTTAAAGCTTTAGGTTACGACAACAATCATACGATAAGAGTTGTGCTTTACGCCAACAGTGAAAATGGCGGAATGGGTCGTGAAACCTATGCAATGAGTGTAAAAAAGAAAGAAGAAAAACATATTTTGGCTTTAGGAAGTGATTCCGGAGGATATTCTCCAAGAGGATTTTCTTTAGATATGTCGCCACAAAGAAGAAGGCTTATTTTCGAATGGAAAAACTACTTTCTACCTTACGGAATTTATGATTTTAACCAGACTTATGCAATTCAGGATATTGCACCATTAAAAAAACTGGATATTCCATTGGTTGAAATGGTGGTCGATACGCAACGCTATTTCGATTATCATCACTCTGAAAAAGATACTTTTGATAAAGTAAACAAAAGAGAATTATTGCTTGGAGCTGTTGCGATGACGCAGTTTGTTTTTATGATTGATAAGAATTGGTAG
- a CDS encoding 4Fe-4S binding protein translates to MAIKITDECINCGACEPECPNNAIYEGAVDWKASEGTELSGTVTLPSGLTVDADSPQEPVSDDVYFIVTDKCTECKGFHEEPQCAAVCPVDCCVPDEDHVESEEALLNKKAFLHGE, encoded by the coding sequence ATGGCTATTAAAATAACTGATGAATGCATTAACTGCGGAGCCTGCGAACCGGAATGCCCAAACAATGCAATATATGAGGGGGCAGTAGATTGGAAAGCATCCGAAGGTACTGAGCTTTCAGGAACCGTAACCTTACCATCAGGTCTTACGGTTGATGCCGACTCACCACAGGAGCCTGTGAGTGACGATGTTTATTTTATTGTAACAGACAAGTGTACAGAATGTAAGGGCTTTCATGAGGAGCCACAGTGCGCCGCGGTTTGCCCGGTAGACTGCTGTGTTCCGGATGAAGATCATGTAGAGTCTGAAGAGGCTTTGCTTAATAAAAAAGCGTTCTTACACGGTGAATAA
- a CDS encoding D-2-hydroxyacid dehydrogenase: MRVLANDGISKAGELALKEAGIELLDNRVAQDHVINFINENNVDVLLVRSATKVRQDLIDACPNLKIIGRGGIGMDNIDVEYAIEKGLYVINTPTASSKSVAELVFAHFFSLARFLHESNRLMPLEGETHFNAMKKSFSKAYELSGKTLGVIGFGSIGQEVVKMGISLGMKVKVLTRKPRTEVLALHFFDGQTLNFEITSTNNTEEFLKDTDFISINTPQTDEYIIDTPQFEKMKDGVYIVNTARGGVINEVTLLDFIESGKVAGAALDVFENEPSPELILLMNSNLSLTPHLGGNTVDAQEKIGIELANQIIEIKKKL, from the coding sequence ATGAGAGTTTTAGCCAACGACGGAATCTCCAAAGCCGGAGAACTAGCTTTAAAAGAAGCCGGGATAGAACTGCTTGACAACAGAGTTGCTCAGGATCACGTTATTAATTTTATTAATGAAAATAACGTAGATGTTCTTTTGGTGAGAAGTGCTACCAAAGTAAGACAAGATTTAATTGACGCTTGTCCCAATCTGAAAATAATAGGAAGAGGCGGAATCGGTATGGATAATATCGATGTTGAATATGCGATTGAAAAAGGATTATATGTGATCAATACCCCAACTGCTTCCTCAAAATCGGTGGCTGAATTGGTTTTTGCACATTTCTTTTCTTTAGCAAGATTTTTACATGAATCTAACAGACTTATGCCATTGGAAGGGGAAACTCATTTCAATGCGATGAAAAAATCTTTCAGCAAAGCATACGAACTTTCAGGTAAAACTTTGGGAGTAATTGGCTTCGGAAGTATTGGTCAGGAGGTGGTGAAAATGGGAATTTCTTTGGGAATGAAAGTAAAAGTTCTGACCAGAAAACCCAGAACAGAAGTTTTAGCCTTACATTTTTTCGACGGACAAACTTTAAATTTTGAAATTACTTCTACGAATAATACTGAAGAGTTTTTAAAAGATACCGATTTTATCAGCATCAATACGCCACAAACTGATGAGTATATCATTGATACTCCACAGTTTGAAAAAATGAAAGATGGTGTTTATATCGTCAATACTGCAAGAGGCGGCGTAATCAATGAAGTTACTTTGCTTGATTTTATAGAATCTGGTAAAGTTGCAGGAGCAGCGCTTGATGTTTTTGAAAACGAACCGTCACCTGAACTGATTTTATTGATGAATTCTAACCTGTCTCTTACACCACATTTAGGAGGTAATACGGTAGATGCGCAAGAAAAAATAGGTATTGAACTTGCCAATCAGATTATTGAAATTAAAAAGAAACTATAA
- a CDS encoding Bax inhibitor-1/YccA family protein, with translation MMTDVLVAHSSDVEKASFYKKTYLHVAFAILAFIGVETVLLNIVPEQLILAMFAQRYLWLLIIGVFWLASFLATKWSLSQSKSTQYLGLGFYVLLEAVIFLPLIYIAVVYAGGSVIFQAATLTVAMFAGISAVAFTSKRDFSFLRNIITIGGFIAIGLIVAGMIFGFNLGLWFSVGMVILASATILYQTSKLKDAYVTDQYVGASLQLFASIMLLFWYILSILMSRRS, from the coding sequence ATGATGACAGATGTTTTAGTCGCACATTCTTCCGATGTAGAAAAGGCTAGTTTTTACAAAAAAACCTATTTGCATGTTGCTTTTGCAATTCTAGCATTTATAGGTGTTGAGACGGTTTTGCTAAATATTGTGCCAGAACAATTAATTTTGGCAATGTTTGCTCAGCGTTATCTTTGGCTTTTGATTATCGGTGTATTTTGGTTGGCATCTTTTTTAGCTACCAAATGGTCTCTTTCACAAAGTAAATCTACTCAATATCTGGGGTTAGGTTTTTATGTACTTCTGGAAGCAGTAATATTTTTACCATTGATATATATTGCGGTAGTGTATGCAGGAGGTTCTGTAATTTTTCAGGCTGCAACACTTACTGTAGCTATGTTTGCAGGAATTTCGGCTGTAGCATTTACTTCTAAAAGAGATTTTTCTTTCCTTAGAAATATTATTACAATCGGAGGCTTCATTGCCATAGGATTAATTGTTGCGGGGATGATTTTCGGATTTAATCTTGGATTATGGTTTTCTGTAGGAATGGTAATTTTAGCTTCAGCAACTATTTTGTATCAAACCAGCAAATTAAAGGATGCGTATGTAACGGATCAATATGTGGGAGCTTCATTGCAGCTTTTCGCATCTATCATGTTACTGTTTTGGTATATTCTTAGCATTTTAATGAGCAGAAGAAGCTAG
- a CDS encoding acyl-CoA reductase: MNIEKRVLGLNELSGYIKEFLAKNSEYYNENDVEFQQVLKKSEIENPWFTADNQKYALKQWADLLTKENINEWLQNYSPSKTSKKVGLILAGNIPLVGFHDVISVILSNHIPLIKLSSKDKQMVPFLLKKWKEFSDETIDFEFVERLENFDAVIATGSNNTARYLEYYFKNHLSIIRKNRTSVAVLKGDETEEELKLLAHDIFQYFGLGCRNVTRIFIPQDFVIDRLFESFLDFKEIINHNKYANNYDYNRAVYLLNQDKFWDNNFVMLKEDAQLFSPLSVINFSRYSSLDEVKNFIAENEENIQCVVAQEELGIDSIQFGEAQNPGLDTYADNVDTMKFLEVI; the protein is encoded by the coding sequence ATGAATATCGAAAAAAGAGTTTTAGGACTAAATGAATTAAGTGGTTATATAAAAGAGTTTTTAGCAAAAAACTCCGAATATTATAATGAAAATGATGTCGAATTTCAGCAAGTATTGAAAAAATCAGAAATTGAAAACCCATGGTTTACGGCTGATAATCAAAAGTATGCCTTAAAACAATGGGCAGATTTGCTGACAAAGGAAAATATAAATGAATGGTTGCAAAACTATTCACCATCGAAAACTTCAAAAAAAGTAGGTTTAATTCTTGCCGGAAACATTCCTTTGGTAGGATTTCACGATGTAATTTCTGTGATTTTAAGCAATCATATACCATTGATTAAGCTGTCATCAAAAGACAAGCAAATGGTTCCGTTTTTACTTAAAAAATGGAAAGAATTTTCTGACGAAACCATTGATTTTGAATTTGTAGAAAGATTAGAGAATTTTGATGCTGTAATAGCAACAGGAAGCAACAATACAGCTAGATATCTGGAATATTACTTTAAAAATCATCTAAGTATTATCCGTAAAAACAGAACTTCAGTTGCGGTTTTGAAAGGTGACGAAACAGAAGAAGAGCTGAAGCTTTTGGCCCATGATATTTTCCAGTATTTTGGCTTGGGATGCAGAAATGTAACCCGAATTTTCATTCCTCAGGATTTTGTAATCGACAGATTGTTTGAGAGTTTCTTAGATTTTAAAGAAATCATCAATCATAATAAATATGCTAATAATTACGATTACAACAGAGCAGTTTACCTTCTAAACCAAGATAAATTCTGGGATAATAATTTTGTAATGCTGAAAGAAGACGCTCAATTATTCAGTCCGCTTTCTGTGATTAATTTTAGCAGATATTCTTCTTTGGATGAAGTGAAAAATTTCATTGCTGAAAACGAAGAAAATATTCAATGTGTTGTTGCACAAGAAGAGTTAGGAATTGATTCTATTCAATTTGGTGAAGCACAAAACCCGGGATTGGATACTTATGCAGATAATGTAGATACAATGAAGTTTTTGGAGGTTATTTAA
- a CDS encoding peroxiredoxin → MSLVGKKFPNVTIDAMSEMGDDLRINIFEETTKNQQKVILFWYPKDFTFVCPTELHAFQEALGEFEKRNTKVIGASCDTNEVHFAWLNVSKDNGGIEGVTYPLLADTHRQLANLLDIVDQDLEFDEEGNEYFTGSNVTYRATYLIDETGKVFHESVNDMPLGRNVKEYLRLIDAYTHVQKHGEVCPANWEEGKDAMKADRTSTAEYLAKN, encoded by the coding sequence ATGTCTTTAGTAGGTAAAAAATTTCCAAACGTAACGATTGACGCAATGTCTGAAATGGGTGATGATCTTAGAATCAACATCTTTGAAGAAACTACAAAAAACCAACAAAAAGTGATTTTATTCTGGTATCCAAAAGATTTTACTTTTGTTTGCCCGACTGAGCTTCACGCATTTCAGGAAGCTTTAGGTGAATTTGAAAAAAGAAACACTAAAGTAATCGGTGCTTCTTGTGATACAAACGAAGTTCACTTTGCTTGGTTGAATGTTTCAAAAGACAACGGTGGTATTGAAGGAGTTACTTATCCGCTTTTAGCTGATACTCACAGACAATTGGCAAACTTATTAGATATTGTAGATCAGGATCTAGAGTTTGACGAAGAAGGAAATGAGTATTTCACAGGTTCAAATGTTACTTACAGAGCAACTTATTTGATCGACGAGACAGGAAAAGTATTCCACGAGTCGGTAAATGATATGCCTCTAGGAAGAAACGTAAAAGAATATTTAAGATTGATCGATGCTTATACTCACGTTCAGAAGCACGGTGAAGTTTGCCCTGCAAACTGGGAAGAAGGTAAAGATGCAATGAAAGCTGATAGAACTTCTACTGCTGAATATTTAGCGAAGAACTAA
- a CDS encoding DUF6952 family protein codes for MKLPVIRQFFQNQTPENLEKTLEVLESFTEFRGTTEEDMNVAGELITNICGALEVHANVQNGMSEKDALNSFAQKVLGSIDK; via the coding sequence ATGAAGTTACCAGTAATCAGACAGTTTTTCCAAAACCAAACTCCGGAAAATTTAGAAAAAACTTTAGAGGTTTTAGAATCTTTCACAGAGTTTAGAGGAACTACAGAAGAAGATATGAATGTTGCAGGTGAATTGATTACCAATATCTGTGGCGCTTTGGAAGTTCATGCAAACGTACAAAACGGAATGAGTGAGAAAGATGCTTTAAACTCTTTTGCTCAAAAGGTTTTAGGGTCAATTGACAAGTAA
- a CDS encoding DUF1015 domain-containing protein, which yields MPVFKPFRGIRPHKDHEATFPTHPLDNFTQAEIAEKAQKEKTYINMIKPYVVSKSKDVDRNLRKIRTTFEELLEDKTLVQDSSAYYLYEQIYPNKQIFRGLLGLSSIEDFWNGKIKRHESTIPQRKEKLAHYLDKVNLQAEPVLLTYQSNSKIELLMNHEEKNVPIFNHVDTIGIRHKIWRIDNRLKLQQFKEVIDQIESFYIADGHHRIGSTALHAKRLKEKNKRHNGTEAYNFVYSFIVSNQSIKIHDYNRILSSIGDLSTEDFLKKLEKYFLIHEKDQTPYYPSQKFHISMYLDGKFYSLHVKHDLRSPEMSLDNLDHHILDKYIIKDILNIEDSDSSDQITYVKGTSNIEGIKLLKEKIDNGEGKVGFGIYPVSFNDMIKISDLKLRMPPKCTFIEPKLVTALLMYDMKP from the coding sequence ATGCCAGTTTTTAAACCTTTCCGTGGAATACGCCCTCACAAAGACCATGAGGCAACGTTTCCTACTCATCCTTTAGATAATTTCACTCAGGCTGAAATTGCTGAAAAAGCACAAAAAGAAAAAACTTACATCAATATGATTAAACCCTATGTTGTAAGTAAATCTAAAGATGTCGACCGGAATTTAAGGAAAATACGTACTACTTTTGAAGAACTTCTGGAAGATAAAACCTTAGTTCAGGACAGCTCTGCCTATTATCTTTATGAGCAGATTTATCCGAATAAGCAGATATTCAGAGGGCTTCTTGGCTTGTCGAGTATTGAAGATTTCTGGAATGGAAAAATCAAAAGACACGAAAGTACCATTCCTCAGAGAAAAGAAAAGCTGGCGCATTATCTTGATAAAGTGAATCTTCAGGCAGAACCTGTTTTGCTGACTTATCAGTCAAATTCAAAAATTGAATTGCTGATGAATCATGAAGAAAAAAATGTTCCGATTTTCAATCATGTTGATACGATAGGGATCAGACATAAAATCTGGAGAATAGATAACCGTCTGAAACTGCAGCAGTTTAAAGAAGTAATCGATCAGATCGAGTCTTTTTATATTGCAGACGGTCACCACAGAATTGGTTCTACAGCACTTCACGCAAAGCGTCTTAAAGAAAAAAACAAGCGCCATAACGGAACTGAAGCCTATAATTTTGTGTATAGTTTTATCGTTTCCAATCAATCTATAAAAATTCACGATTACAACAGAATTCTGAGCAGTATCGGAGATTTATCTACTGAAGATTTCTTGAAGAAACTGGAAAAATATTTCCTTATTCACGAAAAAGACCAGACTCCGTACTACCCTTCTCAGAAATTCCATATTTCAATGTATTTGGATGGGAAATTTTATTCACTTCACGTAAAACACGATTTGCGTTCCCCGGAAATGTCACTTGATAATTTGGATCATCATATTTTAGATAAATATATCATTAAAGATATTCTGAATATTGAAGATTCTGACAGTTCAGATCAGATTACCTACGTGAAAGGAACATCAAATATTGAAGGAATTAAATTATTGAAAGAAAAAATCGACAATGGTGAAGGAAAAGTAGGTTTTGGAATCTATCCGGTAAGCTTTAATGACATGATTAAAATATCTGATTTAAAGTTGCGTATGCCTCCAAAATGTACATTTATTGAGCCTAAACTGGTTACTGCATTATTAATGTACGATATGAAGCCATAA